In Actinomycetota bacterium, the following proteins share a genomic window:
- a CDS encoding dihydrofolate reductase family protein has product MRNVIVQEWMSLDGVVQAPGAPDEDTTGGFEHGGWHLRYFDDASMNWVLENVTGAGGFLLGRRTYEGFASHWPNASEEEQPLAEPLDTRSKYVASRTLADPLEWQNSIVLQGEVAEAVRALKQEAGDDLLVIGSTELVKTLIEHDLVGEFRFMIDPVVLGGGKRLFRDDGALRALRLVDHQVVSTGAVLATYAPAEEA; this is encoded by the coding sequence ATGCGCAATGTGATCGTGCAGGAGTGGATGAGCCTCGACGGCGTCGTGCAGGCGCCCGGTGCCCCCGACGAGGACACCACGGGCGGTTTCGAACACGGGGGCTGGCATCTGCGCTACTTCGACGACGCCTCGATGAACTGGGTGCTCGAGAACGTGACCGGGGCGGGCGGCTTCCTGCTGGGGCGCCGGACCTACGAGGGATTCGCGTCGCACTGGCCGAACGCCTCGGAGGAGGAGCAGCCCCTCGCCGAGCCGTTGGACACGCGGTCGAAGTACGTGGCGTCGAGGACGCTGGCCGACCCGCTCGAGTGGCAGAACTCCATCGTGCTCCAGGGCGAGGTCGCCGAGGCCGTGCGGGCGCTGAAGCAGGAGGCCGGCGACGACCTGCTGGTGATCGGCAGCACGGAGCTGGTGAAGACCCTGATCGAGCACGATCTGGTCGGCGAGTTCCGGTTCATGATCGATCCCGTCGTCCTGGGTGGCGGGAAGCGCCTCTTCCGCGACGACGGTGCTCTCAGGGCGCTGCGCCTCGTCGACCATCAGGTGGTGAGCACGGGCGCGGTCCTCGCGACCTACGCTCCGGCTGAGGAGGCGTAG
- a CDS encoding AAA family ATPase, whose protein sequence is MSEVSVVPVLDRVPGQDAAMAFLRQAAARPHHAYLLAGPEGCGKQQAAQAFAAALLCDRGGCGECRACTLALKERHPNMFVVEPEGRDIHVDTVREEIWHPAFRTAPEPGRKVFVIREADRLNPAAADVLLKVLEEPPADAVLLLLSARPDELPETVLSRCHVVSFLPLAEPFVAGRLAEEGVEPSLALLCARLAGGNLGRARRLAASGDGLSFRDAAVEALRLAATGPAGALGAADVVLASSDRYRKGLKGALEEELAPFLDDRGRVEDAFRGVVRRLEDRHKRRLRRAERDHVDWVMLAASSLLRDRIATARGGEAAQRMNLDLPPEAGDPVAAARALGMVEEARAAIADETNLNLRLVLEDAFLKVWRSHAGAA, encoded by the coding sequence GTGAGCGAGGTCTCCGTCGTACCGGTGCTGGACCGCGTTCCCGGGCAGGACGCGGCCATGGCGTTCCTGCGCCAGGCCGCCGCCCGGCCGCACCACGCCTACCTGCTGGCGGGGCCGGAGGGGTGCGGGAAGCAGCAGGCCGCGCAGGCGTTCGCGGCGGCGCTGCTGTGCGACCGGGGCGGGTGCGGCGAGTGCCGGGCCTGCACGCTGGCGCTGAAGGAGCGGCACCCCAACATGTTCGTGGTGGAGCCCGAGGGCCGGGACATCCACGTCGACACGGTGCGCGAGGAGATCTGGCATCCCGCCTTCCGGACGGCCCCCGAGCCGGGCCGGAAGGTGTTCGTGATCCGGGAGGCCGACCGGCTGAACCCGGCGGCCGCGGACGTGCTGCTGAAGGTGCTGGAGGAGCCGCCGGCCGACGCCGTGCTGCTGCTCCTCTCGGCGCGGCCGGACGAGCTTCCCGAGACCGTGCTCTCCCGATGCCACGTGGTCTCGTTCCTGCCGCTGGCGGAGCCCTTCGTGGCGGGGCGGCTGGCCGAGGAAGGGGTCGAGCCGTCGCTCGCACTACTCTGCGCCAGACTAGCTGGCGGGAACCTGGGCCGGGCCCGGCGCCTGGCCGCGTCCGGCGACGGCCTGTCGTTTCGGGATGCGGCGGTGGAGGCGCTGCGGCTGGCCGCGACCGGGCCGGCCGGGGCCCTCGGCGCGGCGGACGTCGTGCTGGCCTCGAGCGACCGGTACCGCAAGGGCCTGAAGGGCGCCCTGGAGGAGGAGCTGGCGCCCTTCCTGGACGACCGGGGCCGGGTGGAGGATGCGTTCCGGGGCGTGGTCCGGCGGCTGGAGGACCGGCACAAGCGCCGGCTCCGGCGGGCCGAGCGCGACCACGTGGACTGGGTGATGCTCGCGGCGTCGAGCCTGCTCCGGGACCGCATCGCGACGGCCCGGGGAGGAGAGGCTGCCCAGCGGATGAACCTCGACCTGCCCCCGGAGGCCGGTGACCCGGTTGCCGCCGCGCGGGCCCTCGGTATGGTGGAGGAGGCGCGGGCCGCCATCGCCGACGAGACCAACCTCAACCTCCGCCTGGTCCTGGAGGACGCGTTCCTGAAGGTGTGGCGCTCCCACGCCGGCGCCGCCTGA
- the tmk gene encoding dTMP kinase, with protein sequence MSVADEVAALRGTKPATLKDLFRHPSFSKLMAAMTVSSLGDWVGFVAVTSLVARLEKHSPSAAAYAVAGVMMARILPSVLFGPLAGVIVDRVNRKHLMIAADIGRGLMYASMPLLGRLWAILLLSFCIECLSLVWTPAKDSSVPNLVPRRQLVNANTLGLATTYGTLPLGGIVFAVLVGVSVAIGHSVPYFQHTPESLALWLDAGTFGFSAYMVNQLPIRRTATQGAPFQLSRAGKDIKDGIRFLRRHSLVRAMTVGIVVAFAGVGSVIALGPVFARLTLHAGSSGWGFLVTSIGIGMGLGMASLGQVSKFIEREHLFPIAMISGAVALFVDAAMPNILLASLVTVFLGFFAGMTWVTGYALLQENVADEFRGRTFATLTVMSRLGMFGSFVVFPLIAGAVGDHGTSVGGVRLDLAGTRIALWAGGVVVLLAGASSLRGLRRHRLTKPQPLALLPRLVKGPRPGVFVVFEGVEGAGKGTQIELARQLLEREGIRVLVTREPGGTELGERLRELLLDPKTGTVEPRTEALLFAASRSQHVAAVIRPALEEGKVVLCDRFIDSSLAYQGVARGLGEQDVLTLNVWATQGLFPDLVILLHLEPEEGLARAGQDGDADRIESEGPPFHAKVADAFLKIAEEHPERIVVVDAGRPPEVVHEQVREALMRVVRGPQAETPKP encoded by the coding sequence GTGAGCGTAGCCGACGAGGTCGCCGCCCTTCGGGGCACCAAGCCCGCGACCCTGAAGGACCTGTTCCGCCACCCGTCGTTCTCCAAGCTCATGGCGGCGATGACCGTTTCGTCGCTCGGCGACTGGGTGGGGTTCGTCGCGGTGACCTCGCTCGTCGCGCGGCTCGAAAAGCACTCCCCGTCGGCCGCGGCCTACGCGGTGGCCGGGGTGATGATGGCCCGGATCCTGCCGTCGGTGCTGTTCGGCCCCCTGGCCGGCGTCATCGTGGACCGGGTCAACCGCAAGCACCTCATGATCGCCGCCGACATCGGCCGCGGCCTGATGTACGCGTCGATGCCGCTTCTGGGCCGGCTGTGGGCGATCCTGCTGCTGTCGTTCTGCATCGAGTGCCTGTCGCTGGTGTGGACGCCGGCCAAGGACTCCAGCGTCCCGAACCTGGTCCCCCGAAGGCAGCTGGTGAACGCCAACACGCTCGGCCTGGCCACGACCTACGGCACGCTCCCCCTCGGAGGGATCGTCTTCGCCGTCCTGGTCGGGGTGTCCGTCGCCATCGGACACAGCGTGCCCTACTTCCAGCACACCCCGGAGTCCCTGGCCCTGTGGCTGGACGCGGGAACGTTTGGGTTCTCCGCCTACATGGTGAACCAGCTGCCCATCCGCCGGACCGCGACCCAGGGCGCGCCGTTCCAGCTGTCCCGGGCCGGCAAGGACATCAAGGACGGGATCCGGTTCCTGCGGCGGCATTCCCTGGTCCGGGCCATGACCGTGGGCATCGTGGTGGCGTTCGCCGGCGTGGGGTCCGTGATCGCGCTCGGCCCCGTGTTCGCCCGCCTCACCCTGCACGCGGGAAGCTCGGGTTGGGGATTCCTGGTCACGTCCATCGGGATCGGGATGGGGCTCGGCATGGCCTCGCTCGGACAGGTCAGCAAGTTCATCGAGCGCGAGCACCTCTTCCCGATCGCCATGATCTCCGGCGCCGTCGCCCTGTTCGTGGACGCGGCCATGCCCAACATCCTGCTCGCGTCGCTGGTGACGGTGTTCCTGGGGTTCTTCGCGGGGATGACGTGGGTGACCGGGTACGCCCTGCTCCAGGAGAACGTGGCGGACGAGTTCCGGGGCCGGACCTTCGCCACCCTCACCGTCATGTCGCGCCTGGGGATGTTCGGGTCGTTCGTGGTCTTCCCGCTCATCGCGGGCGCCGTGGGGGATCACGGGACGAGTGTCGGGGGGGTGCGGCTCGACCTGGCCGGGACCCGGATCGCCCTGTGGGCCGGCGGGGTCGTGGTGCTGCTGGCCGGCGCGTCCTCGCTTCGCGGCCTCCGGCGCCACCGGTTGACCAAGCCTCAGCCCCTGGCCCTGTTGCCCCGCCTGGTCAAGGGCCCCCGTCCGGGCGTGTTCGTGGTGTTCGAGGGTGTGGAGGGCGCGGGCAAGGGCACGCAGATCGAGCTGGCCCGGCAGCTCCTGGAACGGGAGGGCATCCGGGTGCTGGTGACCCGGGAGCCGGGAGGGACCGAGCTCGGGGAGCGCCTCCGGGAGCTGCTGCTCGATCCCAAGACCGGAACCGTCGAGCCGCGCACGGAGGCGCTGCTGTTCGCGGCCTCGCGGTCGCAGCACGTCGCCGCGGTGATCCGGCCGGCCCTGGAGGAAGGGAAGGTCGTGCTGTGCGACCGGTTCATCGACTCGTCCCTGGCCTACCAGGGCGTGGCCCGGGGCCTGGGCGAGCAGGACGTGCTGACCCTCAACGTGTGGGCGACCCAGGGCCTGTTCCCCGACCTGGTGATCCTGCTGCACCTCGAGCCGGAGGAGGGCCTGGCCCGGGCGGGACAGGACGGCGACGCGGACCGCATCGAGTCCGAGGGCCCGCCATTCCACGCCAAGGTCGCCGACGCTTTCCTGAAGATCGCGGAGGAGCACCCCGAGCGGATCGTGGTCGTCGACGCCGGGCGGCCGCCCGAAGTGGTGCACGAGCAGGTTCGAGAGGCGCTTATGCGCGTGGTCCGCGGGCCCCAGGCGGAGACCCCGAAGCCGTGA
- the topA gene encoding type I DNA topoisomerase, with amino-acid sequence MPKKLVVVESPTKAKTLERYLGPDFTVKASYGHIRDLPKNKLGVDTEREFEPEYVVPEDSKRVVASLQAAHKRAAELILATDYDREGEAIAYHVAEVLGVAPADARRVRFTEITKDAILEAFREPGTIDLKLVDAQQARRVLDRLVGYRLSPILWKKVRQGLSAGRVQSVALRLIVDREREIGAFQAVEYWSVDARLTPNGDSDDDAFLARLIQIGAEKLAASPDKKGLVLRAEPDAATHVERLREAAYQVREVRQKEVKRSPSPPFTTSTLQQESARKLGFSSRKTMRIAQQLYEGVDLPGEGQAGLITYMRTDSVNIAEQALRELNEVVRSQYGDQYGLDKPRRFRKKQRGAQEAHEAIRPTSAARLPDTVEAHLERDQARLYRLIWQRAVASQMAEARFDQVSVDIEAVSPSEGPVYLLRATGQTMRFDGFRRVYFEWRDDSPDEDQESRLPALTAEQVLRLLEVLPEQHFTQPPPRFSEASLVKALEELGIGRPSTYASIISVLLDRGYVRLDSRRFYPEDVGEVVTDLLVEHFPDIVDVGFTARMEDELDDIAEGKMRWQQVLDEFYGPFERLLEKKEDEIERPQEELDELCPLCPQEGREPGKLVIKLGRAGKFIGCKNYPECRYTRNVDGQEKPEPEPTGEMCPECGKPLVRKVGRYGPFVGCSGYPECKYIKKEEKGTGVTCPECGQGELVAKRTRKRRTFYSCNRYPECKFAVWQRPLPEPCPKCGGLLLAQAGGKAKCNACGAVVEDGTVVATEA; translated from the coding sequence ATGCCCAAGAAACTGGTCGTCGTCGAGTCTCCGACAAAGGCGAAGACCCTCGAGCGGTACCTCGGCCCGGACTTCACGGTCAAGGCCTCGTACGGACACATCCGGGACCTCCCCAAGAACAAGCTCGGGGTGGACACGGAGCGCGAGTTCGAGCCCGAGTACGTGGTCCCCGAGGACTCGAAGAGGGTCGTCGCCTCCCTTCAGGCTGCCCACAAGCGGGCGGCCGAGCTCATCCTGGCCACGGACTACGATCGGGAGGGCGAGGCCATCGCCTACCACGTGGCGGAGGTACTGGGGGTCGCGCCGGCCGATGCCCGCCGGGTCCGGTTCACCGAGATCACGAAGGACGCCATCCTGGAGGCGTTCCGCGAGCCCGGCACCATCGACCTGAAGCTGGTCGACGCACAGCAGGCCCGCCGGGTCCTGGACCGCCTGGTCGGCTACCGCCTCTCGCCCATCCTGTGGAAGAAGGTGCGCCAGGGGCTGTCCGCCGGACGGGTCCAGTCGGTCGCCCTGCGGCTGATCGTGGACCGGGAACGCGAGATCGGGGCGTTCCAGGCCGTCGAGTACTGGTCGGTGGACGCCCGGCTCACGCCGAACGGCGACTCGGACGACGACGCGTTCCTGGCCCGGCTCATCCAGATCGGCGCCGAGAAGCTCGCCGCCTCCCCGGACAAGAAGGGGCTGGTCCTGCGGGCCGAGCCGGATGCGGCGACCCACGTCGAGCGCCTCCGCGAGGCCGCCTACCAGGTCAGGGAGGTCCGCCAGAAGGAGGTCAAGCGGAGCCCGTCGCCGCCGTTCACCACCTCCACCCTCCAGCAGGAGTCCGCCCGCAAGCTCGGGTTCTCCTCCCGCAAGACCATGCGCATCGCCCAGCAGCTGTACGAGGGCGTGGATCTCCCCGGCGAGGGCCAGGCCGGCCTGATCACCTACATGCGGACCGACTCCGTGAACATCGCGGAGCAGGCCCTCCGCGAGCTGAACGAGGTGGTCCGGTCGCAGTACGGCGACCAGTACGGCCTGGACAAGCCGCGCCGGTTCAGGAAGAAGCAGCGCGGCGCCCAGGAGGCGCACGAGGCCATCCGGCCGACGTCCGCCGCGCGGCTCCCCGACACCGTGGAAGCGCACCTGGAGCGCGACCAGGCTCGGCTGTACCGGCTGATCTGGCAGCGCGCCGTGGCCTCCCAGATGGCCGAGGCCCGTTTCGACCAGGTCAGCGTGGACATCGAGGCCGTGTCCCCCTCGGAGGGCCCCGTGTACCTCCTGCGGGCCACCGGCCAGACCATGCGCTTCGACGGGTTCCGCCGGGTGTACTTCGAGTGGCGCGACGACTCCCCCGACGAGGACCAGGAGTCGCGCCTGCCGGCGCTCACCGCCGAGCAGGTCCTGCGGCTGCTGGAGGTCCTCCCCGAGCAGCACTTCACCCAGCCCCCGCCGCGATTCTCCGAGGCCTCGCTGGTGAAGGCGCTGGAGGAGCTCGGCATCGGGCGCCCGTCCACGTACGCCTCGATCATCTCCGTGCTGCTGGACCGGGGCTACGTCCGCCTGGACAGCCGCCGGTTCTATCCGGAGGACGTCGGCGAGGTGGTCACCGACCTGCTGGTCGAGCACTTCCCCGACATCGTGGACGTGGGGTTCACCGCCCGGATGGAGGACGAGCTCGACGACATCGCCGAGGGCAAGATGCGGTGGCAGCAGGTCCTGGACGAGTTCTACGGCCCCTTCGAGCGGCTCCTCGAGAAGAAGGAAGACGAGATCGAGCGGCCCCAGGAAGAGCTGGACGAGCTGTGCCCCCTGTGTCCGCAGGAAGGGCGGGAGCCCGGCAAGCTCGTCATCAAGCTGGGCCGGGCCGGCAAGTTCATCGGGTGCAAGAACTACCCGGAGTGCCGGTACACCCGCAACGTCGACGGCCAGGAGAAGCCGGAGCCCGAGCCCACCGGCGAGATGTGCCCGGAGTGCGGGAAACCCCTGGTCCGCAAGGTCGGGCGGTACGGTCCCTTCGTGGGCTGCTCCGGCTATCCGGAGTGCAAGTACATCAAGAAGGAGGAGAAGGGCACCGGCGTGACCTGTCCGGAATGCGGCCAGGGCGAGCTGGTGGCCAAGCGGACCCGCAAGAGGCGCACCTTCTACAGCTGCAACCGCTACCCGGAGTGTAAGTTCGCCGTGTGGCAGCGCCCGCTCCCGGAGCCCTGCCCGAAATGCGGCGGGCTCCTTCTGGCCCAGGCCGGCGGCAAGGCCAAGTGCAACGCCTGCGGAGCGGTGGTGGAGGACGGTACCGTGGTGGCAACCGAAGCGTGA
- a CDS encoding DedA family protein, giving the protein MTHFLTDTVASNGYLAVLVFMAVGSACIPIPSEIVMVFGGALASSGFAEQVLHDPSKQLSFVAIGLVGVAGTLVGSWAAYAVGYAGGRPLIDRWGRYLLLRPHEVDRAHAWFEDHGEAAVFFSRLIPIIRAFISLPAGVARMSFWRFTVYTVLGSIPWTFGLAGAGYLLGERWRSVETYARPITIAFAMLFVGLVAWWIVRRVRSRGAAAELDAGEGPGQPDMPDAPEGRAPAVRSGFPGTATGNPPPDERR; this is encoded by the coding sequence GTGACCCATTTCCTGACCGACACGGTGGCCTCGAACGGCTACCTGGCCGTCCTCGTGTTCATGGCGGTCGGGTCGGCCTGCATCCCCATCCCGAGCGAGATCGTGATGGTGTTCGGCGGGGCTCTCGCGTCCTCGGGCTTCGCCGAGCAGGTCCTGCACGACCCGTCGAAGCAGCTCTCGTTCGTCGCGATCGGGCTGGTGGGCGTGGCCGGGACCCTGGTGGGGTCGTGGGCCGCGTACGCCGTGGGCTACGCGGGAGGGCGGCCGTTGATCGACCGGTGGGGACGGTACCTGCTGCTGCGCCCCCACGAGGTCGACCGGGCGCACGCCTGGTTCGAGGACCACGGCGAGGCGGCCGTGTTCTTCTCCCGGCTGATCCCCATCATCCGGGCGTTCATCAGCCTGCCCGCGGGCGTGGCCCGGATGTCGTTCTGGCGGTTCACCGTGTACACCGTGCTGGGCTCGATCCCGTGGACGTTCGGGCTGGCCGGGGCGGGCTACCTGCTGGGCGAGCGGTGGCGGAGCGTGGAGACGTACGCCCGGCCCATCACCATCGCCTTCGCGATGCTGTTCGTGGGGTTGGTGGCGTGGTGGATCGTGCGGCGGGTCCGGTCCCGCGGGGCGGCCGCCGAGCTCGATGCGGGCGAGGGGCCCGGCCAGCCTGATATGCCTGACGCGCCCGAGGGGCGCGCCCCCGCCGTCCGCAGCGGTTTTCCCGGCACGGCCACGGGGAATCCTCCACCTGACGAACGCCGCTAG
- a CDS encoding phage holin family protein has product MDDTESLATHGTDGAGPKRERSTIELVRAIAQDSSTLVRQELQLARQEVTEAVKAKAIGAGALAAAGAMGLLALIFLAVAGAAALDIVLPRWAAWLIVGGTFLVLAGGAAMFGLRRMKRPSMKPEETVRTVKEDVEWAKAQLKR; this is encoded by the coding sequence GTGGACGACACCGAGAGCCTCGCCACGCACGGCACGGACGGCGCCGGGCCCAAGAGGGAGCGATCCACCATCGAGCTGGTGCGCGCCATCGCCCAGGACTCCAGCACCCTGGTCCGCCAGGAGCTGCAGCTGGCCCGCCAGGAGGTCACCGAGGCCGTCAAGGCGAAGGCCATTGGGGCCGGCGCGCTGGCCGCGGCCGGAGCCATGGGGCTCCTCGCGCTGATCTTCCTGGCCGTGGCGGGGGCGGCGGCCCTCGACATCGTGCTTCCCCGTTGGGCGGCGTGGCTGATCGTGGGCGGGACGTTCCTGGTGCTGGCCGGCGGCGCGGCGATGTTCGGGCTGCGCCGGATGAAACGGCCCTCCATGAAGCCCGAGGAGACCGTACGGACGGTGAAGGAGGACGTGGAATGGGCCAAAGCGCAGCTCAAACGGTGA
- a CDS encoding response regulator transcription factor, which produces MKVLVVDDEPQIVRALRAALHAHGHEVSVASNGQEALVEAAAAAPDLIVLDLGLPDRDGTDVIRELRGWSDVPVIVLSVRDAQAQKVAALDAGADDYVTKPFGLEELLARMRAAKRRAGPQDPAPAVLRFGELVIDAGRQLVLLRGSPVHLTRTEYRLLEAMATNPGKLLTHRWLLQRVWGPQYGVESNYLRVYVRQLRRKLGDDAASPTFITTEPGVGYRWMMESQG; this is translated from the coding sequence GTGAAGGTTCTGGTGGTGGACGACGAGCCCCAGATCGTGCGAGCTCTTCGGGCGGCGCTGCACGCCCACGGGCACGAGGTCTCGGTGGCCTCGAACGGGCAGGAGGCCCTGGTGGAAGCGGCCGCGGCCGCGCCCGACCTGATCGTGCTGGACCTCGGCCTTCCCGACCGGGACGGGACCGACGTCATCCGGGAGCTCCGGGGATGGTCCGACGTGCCCGTGATCGTCCTGTCCGTGCGTGACGCCCAGGCCCAGAAGGTGGCCGCCCTGGACGCGGGGGCCGACGATTACGTGACCAAGCCGTTCGGGCTGGAGGAGCTGCTGGCCAGGATGCGCGCGGCCAAGCGCCGGGCCGGGCCGCAGGATCCGGCGCCTGCGGTGCTGCGGTTCGGCGAGCTCGTCATCGACGCGGGCCGACAGCTCGTGCTCCTGCGCGGCTCGCCCGTCCACCTGACCAGGACGGAGTACCGGCTCCTGGAGGCCATGGCCACGAATCCGGGCAAGCTGCTTACGCACCGGTGGCTGCTCCAGCGGGTGTGGGGGCCGCAGTACGGCGTCGAGAGCAACTACCTGCGCGTCTACGTCCGCCAACTGCGCCGGAAGCTCGGCGACGACGCCGCATCGCCCACGTTCATCACCACCGAACCCGGCGTGGGCTACCGCTGGATGATGGAATCCCAGGGCTGA
- a CDS encoding ATP-binding protein — protein sequence MSSPRWASRIPRRSPGRAVAAAGAPVGATLLALALPHHAAASAASLYMVGVVGAAVFGGRWSGVAAAILSFLGLNFFFTEPFHTLKVRHAEDLVALAVFLVVASVVAALVARVLQERDRAERSTSEARSLASFTGRLLSDEPIDRSLEAAARTLVQLFGLASCRIAAEVAGDRFDVLARGSGGVGTEDGDGAAVEVPLEIGPRAVGSLVVTRAAGRQPFTDAERASLRAFAGQVAMALQRTGYDAEIRRVRLEAEASDLRAALFSSITHDLRTPLASITASVSSLLDAEAVHDAGQREELLRTSLEEANRLNRLVGNLLDLARMRAGALRPASQLMPVEEVVEAVLGRLGPALKGVRVRTFIRDDLPLVSIDPIQIDQVLTNILENAIRFSPPGGELRVAVHRLASRVEVRVADDGPGIPREDRERVFEPFFKRDTRSGRGGTGLGLAIARAIVLAHDGRIWIEGTPAGGTAVAFQLPVPAQPSTALPPEPAGSERTTTEVP from the coding sequence ATGAGCTCGCCCCGGTGGGCTTCACGGATCCCCAGGCGGTCGCCCGGCCGCGCGGTGGCCGCCGCGGGCGCGCCGGTGGGCGCGACCCTCCTGGCCCTCGCCCTTCCCCATCACGCCGCCGCCAGCGCGGCGTCCCTGTACATGGTCGGTGTGGTCGGAGCCGCCGTGTTCGGCGGCCGGTGGAGCGGCGTGGCCGCGGCGATCCTTTCCTTCCTCGGGCTGAACTTCTTCTTCACCGAGCCCTTCCACACGCTGAAGGTGCGCCACGCCGAGGACCTGGTCGCCCTGGCCGTGTTCCTGGTGGTGGCGAGCGTGGTGGCGGCGCTGGTGGCCCGGGTCCTCCAGGAGCGGGACCGGGCCGAACGCAGCACGTCGGAGGCGAGGAGCCTGGCCTCGTTCACCGGCCGCCTGCTCTCCGACGAGCCGATCGATCGCAGCCTGGAGGCCGCGGCGCGGACCCTGGTCCAGCTGTTCGGCCTCGCGTCGTGCCGGATCGCCGCCGAGGTGGCGGGCGACCGCTTCGACGTCCTCGCACGAGGATCCGGCGGCGTGGGCACGGAGGATGGCGACGGGGCCGCGGTGGAGGTTCCCCTGGAGATCGGCCCCCGGGCTGTGGGCTCGCTCGTCGTCACGCGGGCGGCCGGCCGGCAGCCGTTCACGGACGCCGAGCGGGCTTCCCTCCGGGCGTTCGCCGGCCAGGTGGCCATGGCGCTCCAGCGAACGGGCTACGACGCGGAGATCAGAAGGGTCCGCCTGGAGGCCGAGGCCAGCGACCTGCGGGCGGCGCTGTTCTCGTCGATCACCCACGACCTCCGGACCCCGCTCGCCTCCATCACCGCCAGCGTGAGCAGCCTCCTGGACGCCGAGGCGGTGCACGACGCCGGCCAGCGGGAGGAACTGCTTCGCACCAGCCTGGAGGAGGCGAACCGCCTGAACCGCCTGGTCGGGAACCTCCTCGACCTGGCCCGGATGCGGGCCGGCGCGCTCCGGCCCGCTTCCCAGCTGATGCCCGTCGAGGAGGTGGTGGAGGCCGTGCTGGGCCGGCTGGGCCCGGCCCTGAAGGGCGTCAGGGTCAGGACCTTCATCCGGGACGACCTTCCCCTCGTCTCGATCGACCCGATCCAGATCGACCAGGTGCTGACCAACATCCTGGAGAACGCCATTCGGTTCTCCCCGCCTGGAGGGGAGCTGCGGGTGGCCGTCCATCGGTTGGCGTCCCGGGTGGAGGTGCGGGTGGCCGACGACGGCCCCGGCATCCCTCGGGAGGACCGGGAGCGGGTGTTCGAGCCGTTCTTCAAGCGAGACACGCGGAGCGGTCGTGGAGGGACCGGCCTGGGTCTGGCCATCGCCCGGGCCATCGTGCTCGCGCACGACGGGCGGATCTGGATCGAGGGGACGCCCGCGGGGGGGACCGCCGTGGCGTTCCAGCTTCCCGTTCCTGCTCAGCCGTCGACAGCGCTCCCCCCCGAGCCGGCTGGGTCCGAGCGGACCACCACCGAGGTTCCGTGA